Part of the Pomacea canaliculata isolate SZHN2017 linkage group LG11, ASM307304v1, whole genome shotgun sequence genome is shown below.
GAAATCAAACAGGTAGATTGCGCTAGCTCTGATGTCATTACCGCTACCGCTTGTTTAGCAGGTGAAAATTTATCAATAGTTATGACACCTGGTGTTGTGATGTAAAAGTAGATATGCTACATCGGTTGTGACATAACACGCGTCATTAGTCTGATGTCATCTAGTTGATGATATCACGCACTTTACACAAATTTTAACGCACAAATAAGTGACAATGCATGGTGTAACACATGTAGCGGCATGCTTTACAGGTCTAGCTTGGCGATTttctgtgacaagctgctgacacaagttcctcgtctccatctctGGGTcgcaagttgtttccatgaaGACGCACCCGCCGGATGGccagtggaatatttaaccagacccctccgctctcctccggccgtcgtcagggaagtcgagcaggacgagaAGATCACTGAGAACTGTGCTGTCCTGCCGTACAGAGAGCGAggtgtacccgaccacacagacggcccgccagtcacacgactgtgtCACCGAAGTCAGGGTCACACAAATGATGGGCCAGTCGATTGTGTGatgtgcggtcgtgaggtgggcagcttcctacacagtctccgtgatGGTGTTACGGGTAAGTTGGggtattgttttgtttctgttgtttcagTTAAACAGTTACATGTGTAATTAATAACCAACATGTGACAAACAATATTGTGAAGAAGGGAGTGTGTCTGTCACGCGTCAGTCTCTGTGACACGTGGCTTAACTAATAAACTAATTTTGACTGTTGACAGAGTACAGCACAATAACTTCTGCAACATCCACCCCTACCAGTAGCGGCACagcaccaccctgtctacagtagagagacgtgctggtgttgtactggggTGACGTTAGGTACAACTCAGGTGTGGTGAAGGGACTGCAAGAAGGGGGTATCCCAGTGCAGGTGAtgacggatgatgacatcgaggacgtggccacggcccacAGTGACGTAGTGTGGGTGGCGGATAGACatcgtgtttgtggtctggagagaaaagtcgtcgtctgtctaaAGGATCTTGCGTCTAACTGGGTTCACTCTGCTAGACTTGaactcatgtcccgctgtacggcacaacttgtgattgtctcctcTTAGCACTaactcacctgtcacctgttgtggtcacgtgtctgtctctctgACATCAACACTTATTTTTAGTGTGTctcctcttctactctcagtccATCCCCACATCATCACCCCATTATGTCATGCACATAATGTCACACACTACATAaggtccgtgtctctgtttacacaacaactggcgtcagcaaaaatattaaaccGTGTTTAGACAACAACTagggacaacaacaacataaatctttctttacacaacacTAGAGTTCGTGTTAGTGGCTGCAGTTGGTTATATTTGACTTACAGTCTCATctagtgaaataaaatatttctttgtacgttacttttatttttatttggatgtAATATTAGCCGTGTTTGTGTAATGCTTTACCTTGTGTGAA
Proteins encoded:
- the LOC112575413 gene encoding uncharacterized protein LOC112575413 encodes the protein MLYHLLLQTVNTQQSAGVSPGQPHLLLYHLDDVKDIEKAVNDLSQAASGGSLYVIADEIVSNRSSLAIFCDKLLTQVPRLHLWVASCFHEDAPAGWPVEYLTRPLRSPPAVVREVEQDEKITENCAVLPYRERGVPDHTDGPPVTRLCHRSQGHTNDGPVDCVMCGREVGSFLHSLRDGVTEYSTITSATSTPTSSGTAPPCLQ